The Streptococcus oralis Uo5 genome includes a window with the following:
- a CDS encoding pneumococcal-type histidine triad protein → MKINKKYLAGSAAALILSVCSYELGLYQARTVKENNRVSYIDGKQPSQKAETLTPDEVSKKEGINAEQIVIKITDQGYVTSHGDHYHYYNGKVPYNAIISEELLMKDPNYQLKDSDIVNEIKGGYVIKVDGKYYVYLKDTAHADNIRTKEEITRQKQEHSSNHGGGSNDQAVVVARAQGRYTTDDGYIFNASDIIEDTGDAYIVPHGNHFHYIPKSDLSASELAAAQAFLSGKGGQTSSVGYRPSTNSSSSSSDASNSSSYGQTNYSKVETNIRGWAPSVSSQVDNSYQESPSEDVSSLLKQLYALPLSQRHVESDGLVFDPAQITRKTANGVAVPHGDHYHFIPYSQMSDLEQKIARMISVKGQNNGNNRPVNTQKPTNSTVEHTFLGNSIKAYGKGLDGKPYDTSDGYVFSKDSIYSVDKSGIIARHGNHFHYVGFGELEQFELDEVSKWMKEKGQPNESVIPSENMDNKEKPKFDSKKVTGKVTKDGKVGYVLKENGKEYFYSRDELDLTQIAFSEQELMLKDRDHYRYDIVDTGIKPRLAVDVSSLPMHAANTTYDTGSSFIIPHIDHIHVVPYSWLEPDQIATIKYVMQHPEVRPEVWSKPGHEDSGSVIANVTPLEKRAGMQNWQIIHSAEEVQKALAEGRFATPDGYIFDPKDVLAKETFVWEDKSFSIPRAGGGSLRSITKSDLSEVEWKQAQDLIAKRMKEKESKTETSTRPNEELKPDSNNTENSDKNKTTVDKTEEQPKKNIGENETGTTNEIPSKNKEISKEENDDDLPDYGLDKVTLNEHIEKLAKIAQIDPKFLIFQPEGVQFYNKNGELVMYDIKTLKQIKP, encoded by the coding sequence ATGAAAATCAATAAAAAATATCTAGCAGGTTCTGCGGCAGCTTTAATTTTAAGTGTTTGTTCTTACGAGTTGGGACTGTATCAAGCTAGAACAGTCAAGGAAAATAATCGTGTTTCCTATATAGATGGAAAACAACCGAGTCAAAAGGCAGAGACTTTGACACCTGATGAAGTCAGTAAAAAAGAAGGTATAAATGCTGAGCAGATTGTCATCAAGATCACGGATCAAGGTTATGTGACTTCTCACGGAGACCATTATCATTACTATAATGGTAAGGTCCCTTATAATGCTATCATCAGTGAAGAGCTACTGATGAAAGATCCGAATTATCAGTTGAAAGATTCAGATATTGTCAATGAAATCAAGGGTGGTTATGTGATTAAGGTAGACGGGAAATACTATGTTTACCTGAAAGATACGGCTCATGCGGATAATATTCGAACAAAAGAAGAAATTACTCGTCAGAAACAAGAACATAGTAGTAATCACGGAGGAGGTTCTAACGATCAGGCAGTAGTTGTAGCCAGAGCTCAAGGACGCTATACAACAGATGATGGTTATATCTTTAATGCATCTGATATCATCGAAGATACGGGCGATGCTTATATCGTTCCTCATGGTAATCACTTCCACTATATTCCTAAGAGTGACTTGTCTGCCAGTGAATTAGCTGCTGCTCAAGCCTTCTTATCTGGTAAAGGTGGTCAAACAAGCTCAGTTGGGTATCGTCCGTCTACAAATTCTTCTAGTAGCTCATCAGATGCATCGAATAGTAGTTCATACGGACAAACAAATTATAGTAAAGTTGAGACAAATATTAGAGGATGGGCTCCAAGTGTTAGCTCACAAGTGGATAATAGTTATCAAGAAAGTCCAAGTGAAGATGTATCTAGTCTCTTGAAACAACTTTATGCCTTGCCACTTAGTCAACGACACGTGGAATCAGATGGACTAGTCTTTGATCCAGCGCAGATTACAAGAAAAACTGCGAATGGTGTTGCAGTGCCACACGGAGATCATTATCACTTCATCCCTTATTCTCAAATGTCTGACTTAGAGCAGAAGATTGCGAGAATGATTTCTGTAAAAGGACAAAATAACGGAAACAACAGGCCAGTAAATACTCAAAAGCCAACAAACAGTACAGTTGAGCATACATTTTTAGGAAATTCAATTAAGGCTTATGGTAAAGGTCTGGATGGCAAACCATACGATACTAGTGATGGATATGTATTCAGTAAAGATTCTATCTATTCAGTTGATAAATCAGGCATTATAGCAAGACATGGAAATCATTTCCATTATGTGGGATTTGGAGAGTTAGAACAGTTCGAATTAGATGAAGTTAGCAAGTGGATGAAGGAAAAAGGCCAACCTAATGAGAGTGTTATTCCTTCAGAGAATATGGATAACAAAGAAAAACCAAAATTTGATTCAAAAAAAGTGACTGGTAAAGTGACTAAAGATGGTAAAGTAGGCTATGTTCTTAAAGAGAACGGAAAAGAATACTTCTACTCTCGAGATGAACTTGATCTTACTCAAATTGCTTTTTCTGAACAAGAACTCATGCTTAAGGATCGAGATCATTATCGTTATGATATAGTAGACACAGGGATCAAACCGAGATTAGCTGTAGATGTCTCAAGTTTGCCGATGCATGCAGCGAATACTACCTATGATACTGGAAGTTCATTCATTATTCCACACATTGATCATATTCATGTTGTGCCTTACTCATGGTTAGAGCCCGATCAAATTGCGACTATTAAATATGTCATGCAACACCCTGAGGTTCGTCCTGAAGTTTGGTCTAAGCCGGGTCACGAGGATTCAGGTTCCGTTATTGCTAATGTGACTCCTCTTGAAAAACGCGCTGGAATGCAGAATTGGCAAATTATCCATTCTGCTGAAGAAGTTCAGAAAGCTCTAGCAGAAGGTCGATTTGCAACTCCAGATGGTTATATTTTTGATCCGAAAGATGTATTGGCAAAAGAAACTTTTGTATGGGAGGACAAATCATTTAGTATTCCAAGAGCTGGAGGTGGTTCATTGAGAAGTATCACTAAATCCGACTTATCAGAAGTAGAATGGAAACAAGCGCAGGACTTAATAGCCAAAAGAATGAAAGAAAAGGAATCTAAAACTGAAACGTCTACGCGTCCTAATGAAGAATTAAAACCTGATTCAAACAATACTGAAAACAGTGATAAGAATAAGACTACTGTAGATAAAACTGAGGAGCAACCGAAGAAAAATATAGGGGAGAATGAGACTGGTACAACCAACGAAATTCCTTCAAAAAATAAAGAAATTTCCAAAGAAGAAAATGATGATGATTTACCAGATTATGGGTTAGATAAAGTAACTTTAAATGAACATATAGAAAAGTTAGCGAAAATTGCCCAAATTGATCCTAAGTTTCTAATCTTTCAACCAGAAGGGGTTCAGTTTTACAATAAAAACGGTGAATTAGTGATGTATGACATTAAGACACTAAAACAAATAAAACCTTAA
- a CDS encoding metal ABC transporter substrate-binding protein encodes MKKRTFLLLVASLLVLVLGACGQKEKQEAKGMKIVTSFYPIYAMVKEVSGDLNDVRMIQSSSGIHSFEPSANDIAAIYDADVFVYHSHTLESWAGSLDPNLKNSKVKVLEASEGMTLERVPGLEDVEAGDGIDEKTLYDPHTWLDPEKAGEEAQIIADKLSEIDSANKETYQKNAKNFIAKAQELTKKYQPIFEKASQKTFVTQHTAFSYLAKRFGLKQLGIAGISPEQEPSPRQLTEIQEFVKTYKVKTIFTESNASSKVAETLVKSTGVSLKTLNPLEADPENDKTYLENLEENMNVLAEELK; translated from the coding sequence ATGAAAAAAAGAACATTTCTATTATTAGTGGCAAGTCTGCTGGTTCTTGTCTTAGGAGCATGTGGTCAAAAAGAAAAACAAGAAGCAAAAGGGATGAAGATTGTAACAAGTTTTTACCCAATCTATGCCATGGTAAAAGAGGTATCAGGGGACTTGAATGATGTACGGATGATTCAGTCAAGTAGTGGGATTCACTCCTTTGAACCGTCAGCAAATGACATTGCTGCTATTTATGACGCGGATGTCTTTGTCTACCATTCTCATACGCTCGAATCTTGGGCTGGAAGTCTAGATCCTAACTTGAAAAACTCAAAAGTTAAGGTTTTAGAAGCTTCTGAAGGAATGACGTTGGAGCGTGTACCAGGTTTGGAAGATGTTGAAGCTGGTGACGGTATCGATGAAAAAACACTCTACGACCCTCACACTTGGTTAGATCCAGAAAAAGCAGGTGAAGAAGCTCAGATTATCGCTGACAAACTTTCGGAGATTGATAGTGCTAATAAGGAAACGTATCAAAAGAATGCTAAAAACTTTATTGCTAAAGCCCAAGAATTGACTAAGAAGTACCAGCCTATTTTTGAAAAAGCGAGTCAAAAGACCTTTGTTACACAACACACAGCCTTTTCTTATCTCGCTAAACGCTTTGGTTTGAAACAACTTGGTATAGCAGGGATTTCCCCTGAACAAGAGCCAAGTCCGAGACAACTAACAGAAATTCAAGAATTCGTTAAGACCTATAAGGTTAAAACCATCTTTACTGAGAGCAATGCTTCTTCTAAAGTCGCTGAGACCTTGGTCAAATCAACAGGAGTTAGCCTAAAGACCCTCAATCCTTTAGAAGCAGATCCTGAAAATGACAAAACTTACTTAGAAAATCTTGAAGAAAACATGAATGTTCTTGCAGAAGAATTAAAATGA
- a CDS encoding pneumococcal-type histidine triad protein, which yields MKKKYLAAGSALVLSLSLCIYALNQHQVEGNKDNNRVSYVDGKQDSQKTETQTPDQVSKKEDIQAEQIVVKITDQGYVTSHGDHFHYYNGKVPFDAIFSEELLMKDANYQLKDADIVNEIKGGYIIKVDGKYYVYLKDAAHADNIRTKEEIERQKQDHTHDAPTSNSAVALAQSQGRYTTDDGYIFNPSDIIEDTGDAYIVPHGGHYHYIPKSSLSASELAAAQAYLSGTRKQASVTDYRPSPNETGQTTNPSQQAETPSNQAESLQSLLQQLYALPSTQRYAESDGLIFDPAKISSRTPSGVAIPHGNHYHFIPYTKLSALEEKIARMIPLSSDSGKPTPLESPSKPAEHPAQPNHSHDQDGDHGSQGTNHEDHDHDGEEHDHHHGEEHDHGFAADRVISEDEQGFVVSHGDHAHYFFKKDLTAAQIKAAQNHLKENHQPQHVQPLAKTVESFSRDASDEEKIKYISQTYGVPLEAIRISNGFFVFGNPDQAYDPTHIHPYAVRKEHVRIPLQTGNPELDFLNELYTTALRDGVSPYSLQVENGSFVIHHGDHNHYIKVQTKGYEVALKNKIPALQSTYQPGAFDEQTVLSKVDQLLADSRSLYKDQPIMQRRVELALGQFTENMKKLATNSTAGYLAALDLFDKQYIHVDQSVAPVETSPLDKKYQALVDKINTLDTDTYGLPKKDLLVHLQEAKLAQDEAELAAIEAKLQALQDFRDRTGVTTVEYIKYFYEHVSDGRLREELRNRVAKLTWELYQSQSFLKATDLNKLFPTIYQTKLEVEEALKEEPVSTKAGKTILDTEKVDSQTAKTAIYEFLKELYGDFMPEERVSHVKKEEVDTLLTKAAQLLARVKEDGVKQSLAEEAANIKAATEKENADLDEAKTQLEDLLNRIAATIQREKKEAEQDPQTVIIYQKLYNVLLSLHKYLEDNKGTDADFERVDALFDQLAAKSSDKEGLLTLAKEIISLNQELRSKASKTDSQSKSEKDSETAASKPTEKQAQSESETSAQPNE from the coding sequence ATGAAGAAGAAATACCTTGCAGCAGGATCGGCTCTTGTCCTTTCCCTAAGCCTTTGTATCTATGCATTGAACCAACACCAGGTAGAAGGAAACAAAGATAATAACCGTGTGTCTTATGTCGATGGGAAGCAAGATTCTCAAAAAACAGAGACCCAGACACCAGATCAAGTTAGCAAAAAAGAAGATATTCAGGCTGAACAAATTGTCGTGAAAATCACCGATCAAGGTTATGTGACTTCACATGGTGATCATTTCCATTATTACAATGGTAAAGTTCCTTTTGACGCGATTTTCAGCGAAGAACTGTTGATGAAAGATGCCAATTATCAACTGAAAGACGCTGATATTGTCAACGAAATCAAAGGTGGCTACATTATCAAGGTTGATGGTAAGTATTATGTCTACCTTAAAGATGCGGCTCATGCTGATAATATTCGTACGAAGGAGGAAATTGAGCGCCAAAAACAAGACCATACTCACGACGCACCAACTTCTAATAGTGCAGTGGCGCTTGCTCAATCTCAAGGTCGCTATACAACTGATGATGGCTACATCTTTAATCCTTCTGATATTATAGAAGATACTGGTGATGCTTATATTGTCCCTCATGGTGGACATTACCACTACATTCCAAAGAGTTCCTTGTCTGCTAGCGAATTGGCTGCTGCCCAAGCCTACCTCTCTGGAACTAGAAAACAAGCAAGTGTGACTGACTATCGTCCTAGTCCAAACGAAACTGGTCAAACTACCAACCCAAGTCAACAGGCTGAAACACCAAGTAATCAAGCTGAGAGTCTTCAGAGTCTATTGCAGCAACTCTATGCACTTCCAAGTACTCAACGTTATGCTGAATCAGATGGCTTGATTTTTGACCCTGCTAAGATTTCAAGTAGAACGCCAAGTGGCGTAGCGATTCCACACGGAAATCACTATCATTTCATCCCATATACAAAGCTTTCTGCCTTGGAAGAAAAGATTGCTCGAATGATTCCTTTATCTAGCGACAGTGGGAAACCAACACCTTTGGAAAGTCCAAGCAAACCAGCAGAGCATCCAGCTCAGCCAAATCATTCTCATGACCAAGACGGTGACCATGGAAGTCAAGGGACCAATCATGAAGATCATGACCATGATGGAGAGGAGCATGACCATCATCATGGTGAAGAACATGATCATGGCTTTGCAGCTGATCGCGTTATCAGTGAGGATGAGCAAGGTTTTGTAGTTTCTCATGGAGATCACGCTCATTATTTCTTTAAGAAGGACTTGACTGCAGCCCAAATCAAAGCTGCCCAAAATCACTTGAAAGAAAATCATCAGCCTCAGCACGTTCAACCACTTGCAAAGACTGTGGAAAGTTTCTCAAGAGATGCTAGCGATGAAGAAAAAATCAAGTATATCTCACAGACCTACGGGGTTCCGCTCGAAGCGATTCGTATTTCAAATGGATTCTTTGTCTTTGGAAATCCGGATCAAGCCTATGATCCAACCCATATCCATCCCTATGCTGTTCGAAAAGAACATGTTCGTATTCCTCTCCAAACTGGGAATCCAGAACTGGATTTCCTAAATGAACTGTATACGACTGCACTACGTGATGGGGTGTCTCCTTATAGTTTGCAAGTAGAAAATGGTAGTTTTGTGATTCATCACGGAGACCACAATCACTACATCAAGGTTCAAACTAAGGGCTATGAAGTAGCTTTGAAAAATAAGATTCCGGCCCTACAATCGACCTATCAACCTGGAGCATTTGATGAACAAACAGTTCTATCTAAGGTGGATCAACTTTTAGCAGATAGCAGAAGTCTCTACAAAGACCAGCCAATCATGCAGAGACGTGTTGAACTTGCTTTGGGGCAGTTCACCGAAAATATGAAAAAACTGGCAACAAACTCAACTGCTGGATACCTAGCAGCCTTGGATCTCTTCGATAAACAATACATCCATGTGGATCAAAGTGTGGCACCGGTTGAAACTTCCCCTTTAGATAAGAAGTACCAAGCCCTTGTAGATAAGATCAATACACTGGATACAGATACTTATGGCTTGCCTAAGAAAGATCTTTTGGTACATTTGCAGGAAGCAAAACTAGCACAGGATGAGGCAGAGTTGGCTGCCATTGAAGCAAAACTGCAAGCCTTGCAAGATTTCCGAGATCGGACAGGGGTTACAACAGTAGAGTACATCAAGTATTTCTATGAACATGTGTCTGATGGTCGTTTGAGAGAAGAACTTCGGAACCGTGTTGCCAAGTTGACATGGGAACTTTACCAGTCACAATCTTTCCTCAAAGCAACCGACTTGAACAAGTTATTCCCAACTATTTACCAAACTAAGCTAGAAGTAGAAGAAGCTCTCAAAGAAGAACCCGTATCTACAAAAGCTGGTAAGACTATTCTAGATACGGAAAAAGTAGATAGTCAAACTGCTAAGACAGCCATCTATGAATTCTTAAAAGAACTCTACGGTGATTTTATGCCAGAAGAGCGGGTTAGCCATGTTAAGAAGGAAGAAGTGGATACTCTCCTAACTAAAGCTGCTCAACTCCTAGCACGTGTCAAAGAAGATGGTGTCAAACAATCCCTAGCTGAAGAAGCAGCTAATATCAAAGCAGCTACTGAAAAGGAAAATGCAGACCTTGACGAAGCTAAAACACAACTTGAGGATCTTTTAAATCGTATTGCAGCGACTATCCAACGAGAGAAAAAAGAAGCGGAACAAGATCCACAAACGGTGATTATTTACCAAAAACTCTATAATGTCTTGCTCTCTCTTCACAAGTACTTAGAGGATAACAAAGGAACAGATGCTGACTTTGAACGTGTTGATGCCCTATTTGATCAACTTGCAGCCAAAAGCAGTGATAAAGAAGGCCTCCTCACTCTAGCTAAAGAAATCATTAGCTTGAACCAGGAACTCCGTTCAAAAGCAAGTAAAACTGATAGCCAATCTAAGTCTGAGAAAGACAGTGAAACAGCTGCTTCTAAACCAACAGAAAAGCAGGCGCAAAGTGAGTCTGAGACAAGTGCTCAACCAAATGAATAA